In Bermanella sp. WJH001, the genomic stretch CATTGGCTTCACAAAGTAACCATCTAAACCTAGATTTTTACAGTCTTGTATATCCAGCGGCGATGATGACGTTGTTAACACCAGCACAGGAACCTCTTTAAGCCATTGATTTTCTTTAATAAATAAAAAAATATCCGTGCCTTTGAATTTAGGCAAATTTAAATCTAATAATATTAAATTAGGAATAAATTTAGGCTCTTTATCAACATTTGCATACTCATCAAATAAAACTTGTGGATTATCCCGGTATTCAACTACCAACTCGTCATCTAAATTACTAAGCAGCCCACCAAATAGATATTGGTCATCAATATCGTCATCGATCATGAGTATTTTATTTGTCATGTTTTCCCTGCATATAAGGAAGATCGATTGTAAAGCTGGCGCCAATACCAACTTGTGCATGAGCTGAGATAGTACCTGAATGCAATTCAATCAATTGTTTGCAAATCGCCAAACCCATGCCAGAACCGTCCATTTCTTTTTGCGTAACTAAACGTCTAAATGGCTCAAAAATGTCATTTTGGAAGCGGTTGTCAAAACCCATTCCGTTATCTTTTACAATAATAGAACAATGATCGTCATGTGCTTGATAATCCACTTCAATAATAGGTGTGCGCTCAGGCTGACTATATTTAACTGCATTTTTTATTAAATTCTGTAACACAGCCCCGAGTGCGGTGCGATCACAATAAATATCGGCTGTGGTATTCACTATGATCTTCGTATTGCTTTCTGCCAATATTACAGTTAATTGATCCTCTACTTCTTCCACTAATGTTTTTAAATTCACCTGCTGACAATTCAGTTTTGTTTGAGCTGAACGCGATAATTCTAATAAGCGCTCAATCATATCTTTCATGCGCTTCGCTGAGTGACTAATACGCTGAAGTTCAAACTTAGACTTTTCATCCAAATCAGCCTTATTTAATCGAGCCAAAAGACTGGTACTAAACGATGTTATTTTCCTTAGTGGCTCTTGCATATCATGCGATGCAGAGTATGCAAATCGAGACAACTGTTCGTTTGAACGCTTTAAATCCTCATTTAGTTTTTCTCGTTCATTTTCAATCATTTTTCGTTTTTGTATATCTTCAATGACTGAAATAAAATACTCAGGCTCACCATTTTCATTACGCACCAATGAAACGGTTAACATTGCCCAGATAACCTTACCGCTTTTATGTATAAATCGCTTCTCAAGGGAATAGTTGTCATCAACCCCTCCCAATAATCTTGCGACACTTTCTAAATCAATATCTAAATCTTCTGGATAGGTTATTGATTGAAAATTACTATTCAAGAATTCTTCTTTCGAGTAACCTAAAAACTCACACACCTTCTCATTAACCTTTATCCATTGACCTGTCAACGAAACATGGGCCACACCCACCGCAGCCAACTCAAAGGTATTTTGAAAATCTTTAGATAATTTATTTTGAAGTATCTCTGATTCTTTAATAGCACTAATATCAATAAATGTTCCCAGCATTTCTTTTGCTGAACCATCGCTGTTTATTGAAAAAACAGAATCATGAGACATGCACCAAATCCAATGACCATCCTTGTGTTTAAAACGATATTGCATCGGATAAATATTGCCATCTCGCGAGTTCATCACACTATTAATGTGATTAATGACATCATCAACTTCTTGTGGGTGAAATAAGTCAAAGAATTCATTTCTATCCATGATGTTTTTTAAGTCTTCTAATGTATACCCTGTTATTCGTACATACTCATCATTAATATAGGTATTATTTTTCAATTCAAAATTATAAACATACAAACCATTGATTGATCGATTGAGCACTTTTTCTAAATAATTCGTTTTGTTGAGAAGCTCTACCTCTTTATGCTTTAAATCTTGGATATTCATTAAAGAGCCCGCAACCAATAACGGTTGCCCTTGTTCAGAATACATAACCTTGCCACGACTTCTGAACCATTCATATTCCCCAGAATCACTCATACCTAAGTATTCGAGTCGTAAGTTATTTTGTTTTTCATCTAAGGCTTGCCATATTTTTTTTATGGTTTTATCTCTATGCTCAGGGTGGATATGCTGTTCCCATAATTTAAAATTAGGTGCTGCATCTTCAGACTGACCTATTTTTCGTAAAAGCTGGCGCGATTGCCAAACATCATCTTTTACTATGTTCCATTCCCATAAACCATCTTCTGTAGCATCCGTAATTCGTTCTAAGCGTGCCAATGCTTGATGTAATCGCTCATGGGTTTGTTGCTTATCAGTGACATCTTCAATGGAAACATAAATATGAATCTCTCCAGAAAATTTTCGAGTTGAAAGGTTAATTTCCAGTGGGATTTTTTTACCGCTGCGCGTCACACCATGGACAAGCCGACCCATATTCATAGGATAATGATCAGTTGGATTATGAATATAACGACGCATGAAATTCACGTGAATTTCTCTTAAATCGGCATCTAACAGGATATTTACTGGCTGAGATATAAGTTCTGACTCTGAGTATTCAAACAGATTACACAATTTTTCATTGACCAGTCTGATATTAAATTTTTTGTCGACTAACATAAGGCCAATAGGAGAGAACTCACTAAGAGATTGATAAATACGTCGCTCATCTGCTAGTTTTTTGACATCTTCCAGTTCTGCAGGGCTTGGGATGCTCATGGCAAGAGGTAATTTATAAAACACAACAATAGCAGTAAGAAAAGACACGATGGCAGTCGCAAACTTAACGAGAGCCTGATACCCATATAAACCCTTAAATATAGTGATAATTCCGAAAATATGGCTTAACCCGCACAAAAAAATGAACAGAGCGAACAACACATAAATAGAACGATTTGAACGAATATTTTTCTTTTTAATAAACCAAAGGATGGCAAAAGGAATAGAGAAATAAGATGCGGCGATTAGTAGATCTGAGATTATAGAGGTCCAAAGGATGCTAGGCTCCCACCCATAACACATACCATGGGGCATGTATTCCCCTGAGAGCAGTCTGCTTAAGGTTCCATCTTGCTGCATCTTTGCCTCACATTTGGGCCTCTCTAAGCTATCAAACAAGAATAGGCCACACATATTAAGTGTGCCAATTCTGGCCTGAAAATACACAAATACCTAAGATTCACCTTAGAAAAGTTAATTGAATTATTGCTAAATAAAACCAAGCTGCTATGTTTAGGCGCTTATTTTCTAGCAGTGAAATTCAGTGTGACGAGTCGTAATTATCACCATGGGGATTTAAAAGCCGCACTTATCGAGGCAGCAAACACCCTTCTAAAAGAAAAGGGCATTGAAGCACTGTCACTTCGCACCCTTGCAAGCATGGTCGGTGTGAGTCATATGGCCCCTTACGCACATTTCAAAAATAAGTCTGAATTATTTCAAGCCATTGCCGCCAGTGGATTTAATGCGTTAGCTCAACGCCAAGCCGCAGTGAGCATGGATCAAAGCCCTGCTCAATTGATTCTCGATTACGGCAGCGAATATATTGAATTTGCAATTGATAACGCGCCTCTATATCGATTAATGCTCAGTCAAACTCAAGTGACTGGCCCTCAACAAGATATGAGCCCAAATACTCACCTATCCGACGATCTAAAAGCCGCCAGCAAGCGACCTTATATACTGCTCATGAATGCCTTTGCATTAATCAGTAAAGATAAAGAAACACAAAATGTGCGCGCGCAAGGGGCTTGGGCCATGGTGCACGGAATCGCTTCCTTATTAATTGATGGGCATTTAAATATTCCAAAAGGTATGAATATCAAAACCTTTTTAGCCAAAGCGTCTACACAGGTGTTAGATTTAAAAGATACATAAAAAACCCCTAGTCAAAGACATGACTAAGGGCAAAGACCAAACTCGCTTTGTTAAAAACGTTTAATACAAGATTTCAATATCTGTAACAGGGAATGCCACACACGAATGCACCCAGCCAAAATCTTTATCGGATTTACGCAATAATGATTCTGGCGGGTTAAATACTTCGCCCTCTATGATTTTCACTCGGCACAAGCTGCACTCACCGGAGCGGCACGCGTTTTCAACCGTATAACCATTACGCTCTAAGCTGTTTAATAAAGGCTCACCCGCTTTTGCTACAAACTGTCCGCGCCCTTTTACCGTCACCGTAATATCGTCTTGCTCAGTGACCACTTGCGGCCAACCAGCTAAGCAGCTTGGTTTTTTGGGAGGGCCATTACATTCAATACGCATACGCTTATCTTCAACGCCTAATGCTTTTAGCTGCTCAACACAAAAATCATTAAACGGCGTTGGGCCACAGATATAAAATGTCTTGTTTGTCACATTGCCAAGTACATCCACTAATAAGTTTTGATTCAGGTGACCTGTTAAACCCGTGTAGTTTTCTGTGGGGCGAGAAATAACCTCGGTAAGTGTAAAGTTTTCATACTTGTTGGCTAAGTCACGAAAGGTATCTTGAAAGATCACATCGTTTTCATAACTGTTGCCATATATCAAATGAAACTTAATATTTAAGCCACGGTTTAACACACTCTCAATCATGCTTCGTGCAGGCGCGCCACCAGAGCCACCGGCTAAAAATACCAAATCATCCCCATGAAATAACGGGTTATGATAAAACGTCCCCATTGGGCTTGTGGCACTAAACGCTTGTCCCACTGTGACATCGTCGCCCAATAAATAGTTGGTAACAAAACCATCCTGCACAAGTTTAACGGTTAAGTCATAATACCCTCGTTGAGTTGGGCACGATGAAATAGCATAAGGGCGTGCGGTTTCTACACCGTTAATCGTGGTAAATAAATTAATATACTGACCTGCTTGAAACGGTGGCAAGATGGCATCGTGACTCACTAAACGAAAAGTTTTTGTTGAGGGCGTATCTTGAAAAATATCCGTTACCGTTAAGTGCAAACGCTTAGGATGCAACTTGGCGATATCGTGTTTGGTTTTCCACTTTTGTTCGCTAAAGTCGCCACCTGTTTGTTCACGGGCTAACTTACGCGCAGCGCTTTCAGAGTAACCAACAATGTTT encodes the following:
- a CDS encoding response regulator; the encoded protein is MTNKILMIDDDIDDQYLFGGLLSNLDDELVVEYRDNPQVLFDEYANVDKEPKFIPNLILLDLNLPKFKGTDIFLFIKENQWLKEVPVLVLTTSSSPLDIQDCKNLGLDGYFVKPMDFEDSQKIIENIYRYWFVYNELTIQNGKS
- a CDS encoding PAS domain S-box protein translates to MQQDGTLSRLLSGEYMPHGMCYGWEPSILWTSIISDLLIAASYFSIPFAILWFIKKKNIRSNRSIYVLFALFIFLCGLSHIFGIITIFKGLYGYQALVKFATAIVSFLTAIVVFYKLPLAMSIPSPAELEDVKKLADERRIYQSLSEFSPIGLMLVDKKFNIRLVNEKLCNLFEYSESELISQPVNILLDADLREIHVNFMRRYIHNPTDHYPMNMGRLVHGVTRSGKKIPLEINLSTRKFSGEIHIYVSIEDVTDKQQTHERLHQALARLERITDATEDGLWEWNIVKDDVWQSRQLLRKIGQSEDAAPNFKLWEQHIHPEHRDKTIKKIWQALDEKQNNLRLEYLGMSDSGEYEWFRSRGKVMYSEQGQPLLVAGSLMNIQDLKHKEVELLNKTNYLEKVLNRSINGLYVYNFELKNNTYINDEYVRITGYTLEDLKNIMDRNEFFDLFHPQEVDDVINHINSVMNSRDGNIYPMQYRFKHKDGHWIWCMSHDSVFSINSDGSAKEMLGTFIDISAIKESEILQNKLSKDFQNTFELAAVGVAHVSLTGQWIKVNEKVCEFLGYSKEEFLNSNFQSITYPEDLDIDLESVARLLGGVDDNYSLEKRFIHKSGKVIWAMLTVSLVRNENGEPEYFISVIEDIQKRKMIENEREKLNEDLKRSNEQLSRFAYSASHDMQEPLRKITSFSTSLLARLNKADLDEKSKFELQRISHSAKRMKDMIERLLELSRSAQTKLNCQQVNLKTLVEEVEDQLTVILAESNTKIIVNTTADIYCDRTALGAVLQNLIKNAVKYSQPERTPIIEVDYQAHDDHCSIIVKDNGMGFDNRFQNDIFEPFRRLVTQKEMDGSGMGLAICKQLIELHSGTISAHAQVGIGASFTIDLPYMQGKHDK
- a CDS encoding TetR/AcrR family transcriptional regulator, whose translation is MTSRNYHHGDLKAALIEAANTLLKEKGIEALSLRTLASMVGVSHMAPYAHFKNKSELFQAIAASGFNALAQRQAAVSMDQSPAQLILDYGSEYIEFAIDNAPLYRLMLSQTQVTGPQQDMSPNTHLSDDLKAASKRPYILLMNAFALISKDKETQNVRAQGAWAMVHGIASLLIDGHLNIPKGMNIKTFLAKASTQVLDLKDT
- a CDS encoding 2Fe-2S iron-sulfur cluster-binding protein, whose amino-acid sequence is MANTNELLENIVGYSESAARKLAREQTGGDFSEQKWKTKHDIAKLHPKRLHLTVTDIFQDTPSTKTFRLVSHDAILPPFQAGQYINLFTTINGVETARPYAISSCPTQRGYYDLTVKLVQDGFVTNYLLGDDVTVGQAFSATSPMGTFYHNPLFHGDDLVFLAGGSGGAPARSMIESVLNRGLNIKFHLIYGNSYENDVIFQDTFRDLANKYENFTLTEVISRPTENYTGLTGHLNQNLLVDVLGNVTNKTFYICGPTPFNDFCVEQLKALGVEDKRMRIECNGPPKKPSCLAGWPQVVTEQDDITVTVKGRGQFVAKAGEPLLNSLERNGYTVENACRSGECSLCRVKIIEGEVFNPPESLLRKSDKDFGWVHSCVAFPVTDIEILY